The Amblyomma americanum isolate KBUSLIRL-KWMA chromosome 3, ASM5285725v1, whole genome shotgun sequence genome window below encodes:
- the LOC144123292 gene encoding uncharacterized protein LOC144123292, with protein MSVAAGGSKTNVPAASSESETAQTTAERVCCSEGLLPENYHELFQKIAGGFEKCVDENDKVTARLAVIEFSDDALYLGLMSMYQPDSWPCIYQLCKDTADKHPDKNLFARVTDEMERACKITEVLPVRSPWMLVKTVATVVEPNYLVYRVPGVTVQPVTPQNLKDVAAYDERVMKTLRTDYLSVMTSDQGSFSRVAVERDAVCGFVLAQRLHDGSAILTHLIAEDKHVAKMLVLEAQNGFPPAASKGVVLVVPLQTEGAKPGAYNFAADLRLQGDKVSCLLFTKSALPFAYNKIFSLGGFV; from the exons ATGTCTGTGGCAGCTGGTGGCAGCAAAACAAATGTCCCGGCTGCCAGCAGCGAATCGGAAACAGCACAGACGACGGCAGAGCGAGTGTGCTGCTCTGAGGGCCTCCTGCCTGAAAACTACCATGAGCTTTTCCAGAAGATCGCTGGTGGATTCGAGAAGTGTGTCGACGAAAATG ACAAAGTGACAGCCAGACTGGCAGTCATTGAATTCTCCGACGATGCCCTGTACCTGGGCCTCATGAGCATGTACCAGCCGGATAGCTGGCCCTGCATCTACCAGCTGTGCAAGGACACAGCCGACAAGCACCCCGACAAGAACCTGTTCGCGCGCGTCACCGACGAGATGGAGCGCGCCTGCAAGATCACCGAGGTGCTGCCCGTGCGCTCGCCCTGGATGCTCGTCAAGACCGTGGCCACGGTGGTCGAGCCCAATTACCTCGTCTACCGCGTCCCCGGCGTCACAGTCCAGCCTGTCACGCCGCAGAACCTGAAGGACGTGGCCGCCTACGACGAGCGCGTCATGAAAACCCTGCGCACTGACTACCTCTCT GTGATGACGTCCGACCAGGGGAGCTTCAGTCGAGTGGCGGTGGAGCGCGACGCCGTGTGCGGCTTCGTGCTCGCGCAGAGGCTGCACGACGGCTCCGCCATCCTCACGCACCTGATCGCGGAGGACAAACACGTGGCCAAGATGCTTGTGCTGGAAGCGCAGAACGGCTTCCCGCCGGCCGCCAGCAAGGGCGTCGTGCTGGTCGTGCCACTCCAGACCGAGGGCGCCAAGCCGGGCGCGTACAACTTCGCCGCAGACTTGCGACTGCAGGGAGACAAGGTGTCCTGCCTGCTCTTCACCAAATCGGCGCTGCCGTTCGCCTACAACAAAATATTCTCCCTCGGAGGCTTCGTCTGA